A window of Deinococcus aquaedulcis contains these coding sequences:
- a CDS encoding ABC transporter permease has translation MTTTTPQAVSRRKREGGNSQLAVAWSQFRKNRLAQLGGALIILLYLMAVFAPFLAPSGLSTYSTTNITRFHPPTPIHFRDPETGAFGRPFVYKYGQKFNETTFVNEFGPTGEKCPIYFGVRGDSYKILGIPGNIHLFGTGKPDCGVYLLGAEDLGRDLLSRTLYASQISLTIGLGAVLISTVIGLFMGAMAAYFGGIVDTIIMRFVEVLSSIPGLFLLLLLRSIFPKDINPIFALYVILGILAFIGWGGLARVTRGQLLSVREQDFVSAAKSLGASDNRIMIRHMLPTMTTYVIVTTSLAIPSYILLESGLSFLGIGAVEPYASWGSLLKLAQDGGLSSLNQRPWVLAPGFFIVFTVMCFQLLGDGLRDAFDPRKRS, from the coding sequence GGGGGTAACTCTCAGCTTGCTGTGGCCTGGAGCCAGTTCAGGAAAAACCGTCTGGCCCAGCTTGGCGGCGCGCTGATTATCCTGCTGTACCTGATGGCCGTGTTCGCGCCGTTCCTGGCACCCAGCGGCCTCTCCACCTACTCGACCACCAACATCACCCGGTTTCATCCGCCAACCCCCATTCACTTCCGCGACCCGGAAACTGGGGCCTTTGGTCGGCCATTCGTGTATAAATACGGCCAGAAATTCAACGAGACCACCTTCGTGAATGAATTCGGGCCCACAGGCGAGAAGTGCCCCATCTACTTTGGGGTGCGCGGTGACTCGTACAAGATTCTGGGCATTCCCGGCAACATTCACCTGTTCGGCACAGGCAAACCCGACTGCGGTGTGTACTTGCTGGGTGCGGAGGATCTGGGCCGCGACCTGCTGAGCCGCACGCTCTACGCGTCGCAGATCAGCCTGACAATCGGCCTGGGCGCCGTGCTGATCAGCACCGTCATTGGCCTCTTTATGGGGGCTATGGCCGCCTATTTCGGCGGCATTGTGGACACCATCATCATGCGCTTTGTGGAGGTGCTGTCGTCTATCCCCGGCCTCTTCCTGCTGCTGCTGCTGCGCAGTATCTTCCCCAAAGACATCAATCCTATCTTCGCGTTGTACGTGATTCTGGGCATTCTGGCGTTTATCGGCTGGGGCGGCCTGGCACGGGTTACGCGCGGGCAGTTGCTCAGCGTACGCGAGCAGGACTTCGTGTCGGCGGCCAAGAGCCTGGGCGCCAGCGACAACCGCATCATGATCCGGCACATGCTGCCCACCATGACCACCTACGTGATCGTGACCACCTCGCTTGCGATTCCCAGCTACATCCTGCTGGAATCGGGCCTGAGCTTCCTGGGGATTGGGGCCGTGGAGCCCTACGCCTCGTGGGGCAGCCTGCTCAAACTCGCCCAGGACGGCGGCCTGAGCAGCCTGAACCAGCGTCCCTGGGTGCTGGCACCGGGCTTCTTCATCGTGTTCACGGTAATGTGCTTTCAGTTGCTGGGTGACGGCCTGCGCGACGCCTTCGACCCCCGCAAGCGGTCGTAA
- a CDS encoding ABC transporter ATP-binding protein, which produces MTHQGEVLLAVNGLKTYFNTDDGVVKSVDGVTFHIKKGETLAVVGESGSGKSVTSLSVMRLIPSPPGKIVEGEILFKGRDIVKLSEAEMRKIRGNDISMIFQEPMTSLNPVYTVGDQIAEAVMLHQGMNRKDAMVVATDQLRFVGIPAPEKRVNEYPHQMSGGMRQRVMIAMALSCRPALLIADEPTTALDVTIQAQILDLMRKLQKEVGMSILFITHNLGVVAEMADRVVVMYGGRVVEEGDVVEIFKAPRHPYTMGLLNSIPRPGEVAHVPGQPKGRLEAIPGNVPNPLSLPPGCAFEPRCKFAVPDCAKAVPPLEDTGGGHTTRCIRWREFAQAQEVTA; this is translated from the coding sequence ATGACCCACCAGGGTGAGGTCCTGCTGGCCGTAAATGGCCTCAAGACGTACTTCAATACGGATGACGGCGTCGTCAAGAGCGTGGACGGCGTGACGTTCCACATTAAAAAGGGCGAGACCCTGGCAGTGGTGGGAGAATCGGGCTCGGGCAAGAGCGTGACCAGCCTGTCGGTGATGCGCCTGATCCCCAGCCCTCCAGGCAAGATCGTCGAAGGCGAGATCCTGTTCAAGGGCCGCGACATCGTGAAGCTCAGCGAAGCGGAGATGCGCAAGATTCGCGGCAACGACATCTCGATGATCTTTCAGGAGCCCATGACCAGCCTGAACCCGGTGTACACGGTGGGCGACCAGATTGCCGAGGCCGTGATGCTGCACCAGGGCATGAACAGGAAAGACGCCATGGTTGTGGCCACCGACCAGCTGCGCTTCGTGGGCATTCCAGCCCCCGAAAAGCGCGTCAACGAGTACCCGCACCAGATGTCCGGCGGGATGCGCCAGCGCGTGATGATCGCCATGGCGCTCTCGTGCAGGCCGGCCCTCCTGATCGCTGACGAGCCCACCACGGCGCTGGACGTGACCATTCAGGCCCAGATTCTGGACCTCATGCGCAAGCTGCAAAAAGAAGTGGGCATGAGCATTCTGTTCATCACCCACAACCTGGGCGTGGTGGCTGAAATGGCCGACCGCGTGGTGGTCATGTACGGTGGCCGCGTGGTGGAAGAAGGCGACGTGGTGGAGATCTTCAAGGCGCCCCGCCACCCCTACACCATGGGCCTGCTGAACTCCATTCCGCGCCCCGGCGAGGTCGCGCATGTGCCCGGCCAGCCCAAGGGCCGCCTGGAAGCCATTCCTGGCAACGTGCCCAACCCGCTGAGCCTGCCGCCCGGCTGCGCCTTTGAGCCGCGCTGCAAGTTCGCCGTGCCCGACTGCGCCAAGGCCGTGCCGCCCCTGGAAGACACGGGCGGCGGCCACACCACCCGCTGCATCCGCTGGCGTGAATTCGCCCAGGCCCAGGAAGTGACCGCATGA
- a CDS encoding ABC transporter ATP-binding protein → MTAAPTPSAQSRRAMPVTGETLLDVQNLQKYFPIRGGLLSRVVGNVKAVNDVSFKIGRGEVVGLVGESGSGKTTAGRAILRLIEPTGGQVIFNGTDITKLSKGQMRNYRREMQIIFQDPFASLNPRMTVADIIGEAMQIHNLHPGRQRMDRIAELLQKVGLRPEHMRRYPHEFSGGQRQRIGIARALAVDPAFIVADEPVSALDVSIQAQVVNLLQDLQEELGLTVLFIAHDLAVVEYICDRIIVMYLGRVMEIAPSRELNNNPKHPYTEALLSAAPVPDPTVKRQRIILEGDIPSPINPPSGCVFRTRCRYAIADCANVIPELREVAPGHFKACIRDDIL, encoded by the coding sequence ATGACCGCTGCTCCTACCCCCAGCGCCCAGTCCCGCCGCGCCATGCCGGTGACGGGCGAGACCCTGCTGGACGTTCAGAACCTGCAAAAGTATTTCCCCATTCGCGGCGGGCTGCTCTCGCGCGTGGTGGGCAACGTCAAGGCTGTCAACGACGTGTCGTTCAAGATTGGGCGCGGCGAAGTGGTCGGCCTCGTGGGCGAGTCCGGTTCGGGCAAGACCACGGCCGGGCGCGCCATCCTGCGCCTGATTGAACCCACGGGCGGTCAGGTGATCTTCAACGGCACCGACATCACCAAGCTCTCCAAGGGCCAGATGCGCAACTACCGCCGGGAGATGCAGATTATCTTCCAGGACCCGTTCGCGTCCCTGAACCCGCGCATGACGGTGGCGGACATCATCGGCGAGGCGATGCAGATTCATAACCTGCACCCCGGCCGCCAACGCATGGACCGCATTGCCGAACTGCTGCAGAAGGTGGGCCTGCGCCCCGAGCACATGCGCCGTTACCCCCACGAGTTCTCGGGCGGGCAGCGCCAGCGCATCGGGATTGCCCGGGCCCTGGCCGTGGACCCCGCGTTCATCGTGGCCGACGAGCCGGTCTCGGCGCTGGACGTGTCCATTCAGGCGCAGGTGGTCAACCTGCTGCAGGACCTGCAGGAAGAACTGGGCCTGACCGTGCTGTTCATTGCGCACGACCTCGCCGTGGTGGAGTACATCTGCGACCGCATCATCGTGATGTACCTGGGCCGCGTGATGGAAATTGCGCCCAGCCGCGAGCTGAACAACAACCCCAAGCACCCGTACACCGAGGCGCTGCTCTCGGCGGCCCCGGTGCCGGACCCCACGGTCAAGCGCCAGCGCATCATTCTGGAAGGGGACATTCCCAGCCCCATCAACCCGCCCAGTGGCTGCGTGTTCCGCACGCGCTGCCGCTACGCGATTGCCGACTGCGCCAACGTGATTCCCGAACTGCGCGAAGTGGCCCCTGGGCATTTCAAGGCCTGCATCCGGGACGACATTCTGTAA
- a CDS encoding DUF4139 domain-containing protein yields the protein MKSALPAVLSVASALALGSAQAADLRIYPSFSEVRQPVSSSTTTLSVNLPQDTWESILAGSLDLDGLAFTQAIQKQEPNWLASLEGKTVYLKRGDTTEPVTLVRARDLLVKDAQGRFFNARYEELQFDVLPPVNAQRPTQSVTYTLARPGQGTLGYLTRAVTWQPRYTLKASSAGAQLSALADIRNTTEQPYDVQNTELYAGDVSVQNQEEAAYMMRDGAMPQVAMAAPAAPAPKIQSQGELRGLYRYALTTPFTLPANSVVTLPFLAPKLTTFERYVGLNTYFGTDTREGNLNRFYRFKADERLPAGPITVREDGRIVGQTNIGETREGGTVDFTLGEDPDVAYTRTVQTTAQVKDAKGNVTKTTYRVTYAFESSKDRAIRAEVTERIGGRVIIIDNAAPVRNQGMASLKVDIPAKGKISKSFTVVVDNSAS from the coding sequence ATGAAATCAGCGCTTCCCGCCGTGCTTTCCGTCGCCTCCGCTCTGGCCCTGGGCAGTGCCCAGGCCGCCGACCTGCGTATTTACCCCAGCTTCTCGGAGGTGCGCCAGCCGGTGAGCAGCAGCACCACCACCCTCAGCGTGAACCTGCCGCAGGACACCTGGGAAAGCATTTTGGCGGGCAGCCTGGACCTGGACGGCCTGGCCTTTACGCAGGCCATTCAGAAGCAGGAGCCCAACTGGCTGGCCAGCCTGGAAGGCAAGACGGTGTACCTGAAGCGCGGCGACACCACCGAACCCGTGACGCTGGTGCGCGCCCGCGACCTGCTGGTCAAAGATGCCCAGGGCCGCTTTTTCAACGCTCGTTACGAGGAGCTGCAGTTTGATGTGCTGCCCCCCGTGAACGCCCAGCGCCCCACCCAGTCGGTGACCTACACACTGGCCCGCCCCGGGCAGGGCACCCTGGGCTACTTGACCCGCGCGGTGACGTGGCAGCCGCGCTACACCCTGAAAGCCAGCAGCGCGGGCGCCCAGCTGAGCGCCCTGGCCGATATCCGCAACACCACCGAGCAACCGTATGACGTGCAGAACACCGAGCTATACGCGGGTGACGTCAGCGTGCAGAATCAGGAAGAAGCCGCCTACATGATGCGCGACGGCGCGATGCCGCAGGTGGCTATGGCGGCGCCCGCAGCCCCTGCTCCCAAGATTCAGAGCCAGGGCGAGCTGCGCGGCCTGTACCGCTACGCCCTGACCACCCCCTTCACCCTGCCCGCCAACAGCGTGGTGACCTTGCCCTTCCTGGCGCCCAAGCTCACCACCTTTGAGCGTTACGTGGGGCTGAACACCTACTTCGGCACCGATACGCGCGAGGGGAACCTCAACCGCTTCTACCGTTTTAAGGCCGATGAGCGCCTCCCCGCCGGGCCCATCACCGTGCGCGAGGACGGCCGTATCGTGGGTCAGACGAACATTGGCGAAACGCGCGAGGGAGGCACGGTGGACTTCACGCTGGGCGAGGACCCGGATGTGGCCTACACCCGCACCGTGCAGACCACCGCGCAGGTGAAAGACGCCAAGGGCAACGTGACCAAAACGACCTACCGCGTTACCTACGCCTTTGAAAGCAGCAAGGACCGCGCCATCCGCGCCGAGGTCACCGAGCGCATTGGCGGGCGCGTGATCATCATTGACAACGCGGCGCCCGTGCGCAACCAGGGCATGGCCAGCCTGAAGGTGGACATCCCCGCCAAGGGCAAGATCAGCAAGAGCTTTACCGTGGTG